One part of the Eucalyptus grandis isolate ANBG69807.140 chromosome 10, ASM1654582v1, whole genome shotgun sequence genome encodes these proteins:
- the LOC104423526 gene encoding beta-D-glucosyl crocetin beta-1,6-glucosyltransferase, with product MRRENSTVHALMLPWLAHGHISPFLELGKRLSERNFHIYLCSTPVNLSSIKPKISEKYSSSIELVELHLPSLPDLPPHYHTTKGLPPHLMNTLKAAFDMASPGFSNIIKKLNPNLIVYDFLQPWAPEIARLHNVPAVNFWSVGAGMVSFFFHAVQNVGEGFPFEAVRLHDYEQWKFDRLFENSAGGITDKDRALQCAGRSSGFILMKTFRELEGKYLDYLSSLVGKKVIPVGPLVQDPGIEDGNDDIIKWLDEKEECSSVFVSCGTEYFLTVKEREEIAYGLELSNVNFIWVIRFPIGESMELEEALPAGFLERVGDRGLVREGWAPQTKILEHPSIGGFVSHCGWSSIMESMKSGVPIIAMPMQLDQPLNARIVEEVGVGLEVKRNKSGELEREEIAKVIKDVVVEKDGESVRKRAKEMSDSIGNEGGRELDEVVNALVDVLHEA from the coding sequence ATGCGCAGAGAGAACAGCACTGTTCATGCTCTGATGTTGCCATGGCTTGCTCATGGTCACATATCACCATTCCTAGAGCTAGGGAAGAGGCTTTCCGAGAGAAACTTCCATATTTACTTGTGTTCCACTCCAGTCAACCTTAGTTCCATCAAGCCCAAGATCTCTGAGAAGTATTCATCCTCCATTGAGCTTGTTGAGCTTCACCTCCCGTCCTTGCCTGACCTCCCTCCTCACTACCACACAACCAAAGGCTTGCCGCCGCATCTCATGAACACCCTCAAAGCAGCCTTCGACATGGCGAGTCCCGGCTTCTCCAACATCATCAAGAAGTTGAACCCAAATTTGATAGTCTACGACTTTCTTCAACCGTGGGCTCCGGAAATCGCGCGATTGCATAACGTTCCCGCGGTCAACTTCTGGAGCGTCGGCGCTGGCATGGTTTCGTTCTTTTTCCACGCGGTCCAAAACGTAGGCGAAGGGTTCCCGTTCGAGGCAGTCCGCCTTCATGATTATGAGCAATGGAAATTCGACCGATTGTTTGAGAACTCGGCAGGTGGCATCACGGACAAAGATAGGGCTCTACAATGTGCCGGAAGATCTTCAGGATTCATCTTGATGAAGACATTTAGAGAGCTGGAGGGGAAATATTTGGACTACCTCTCCAGTCTGGTGGGTAAAAAGGTCATCCCCGTTGGTCCACTCGTCCAAGACCCTGGTATAGAGGATGGCAACGATGACATCATTAAGTGGCTTGACGAAAAAGAAGAATGTTCAAGTGTCTTTGTATCGTGTGGCACAGAATATTTTCTCACcgtgaaagaaagagaagagattgCTTATGGATTGGAGCTTAGTAATGTCAACTTCATTTGGGTCATTAGGTTCCCTATAGGAGAGAGCATGGAGCTTGAAGAGGCATTGCCTGCAGGGTTCCTGGAAAGAGTTGGAGATAGAGGACTGGTGAGAGAAGGATGGGCGCCGCAAACAAAAATATTGGAGCATCCAAGCATTGGGGGGTTTGTGAGTCACTGTGGATGGAGCTCTATCATGGAAAGCATGAAGTCAGGGGTACCGATCATAGCGATGCCCATGCAACTCGATCAGCCTTTGAATGCCCGGATTGTCGAAGAGGTCGGGGTCGGATTAGAGGTCAAGAGGAATAAGAGCggagagctagagagagaggagatagCGAAGGTGATCAAAGATGTGGTAGTGGAGAAAGATGGAGAGAGCGTGAGGAAGAGGGCCAAAGAAATGAGCGATAGCATCGGAAATGAAGGAGGGAGAGAATTAGATGAAGTGGTAAATGCCTTGGTCGATGTTTTGCATgaagcatga
- the LOC104421731 gene encoding uncharacterized protein LOC104421731: protein MDRHRKPGQMKPNDERIINEARSSSGGDPLFPHKFDDFSLLESGLHGRRHVHNTGDGNHHFKYRPKPGKSVDPQLLAVLESFRELYVRRRDLFKELFPKLHDEFAKFSERLEEFLFREEKERPGDRLKRSLSVGSPRITSREIGGGDLPLKLERFKVRTVDLDDDEPPPGGSGGSGGGQGGGQGGKGGTKPSGGSKSK, encoded by the coding sequence ATGGATCGCCACCGCAAGCCGGGGCAGATGAAGCCCAACGACGAACGGATCATCAATGAGGCCAGATCGTCAAGCGGCGGAGATCCCTTATTTCCTCACAAGTTTGATGATTTCTCCCTCCTCGAGAGCGGCCTTCATGGAAGGAGGCACGTCCACAATACAGGTGATGGAAATCATCACTTCAAGTATCGGCCAAAGCCCGGAAAATCCGTCGATCCACAGTTGCTAGCTGTGTTGGAGTCCTTCAGAGAACTATACGTTCGGAGGAGGGACTTGTTCAAGGAGCTGTTTCCGAAGCTTCACGACGAGTTCGCCAAGTTCTCGGAGAGGCTTGAGGAGTTTTTGTttcgagaggagaaggaaagacCAGGAGATAGATTGAAGCGGAGTCTGAGCGTCGGATCGCCAAGAATAACTTCTAGAGAGATAGGAGGCGGTGATCTGCCCTTGAAGCTCGAGAGGTTCAAAGTGAGGACGGTGGATTTGGACGACGATGAGCCACCACCTGGCGGCAGCGGTGGCAGTGGCGGCGGTCAAGGTGGTGGGCAAGGAGGAAAGGGTGGTACAAAGCCTTCAGGTGGATCCAAATCCAAgtga